In one window of Glycine soja chloroplast, complete genome DNA:
- the rps7 gene encoding ribosomal protein S7: MSRRGTAEEKTAKSDPIYRNRLVNMLVNRILKHGKKSLAYQIIYRAMKKIQQKTETNPLSVLRQAIRGVTPDIAVKARRVGGSTHQVPVEIGSTQGKALAIRWLLGASRKRPGRNMAFKLSSELVDAAKGSGDAIRKKEETHRMAEANRAFAHFR, translated from the coding sequence GCGAGGTACTGCAGAAGAAAAAACCGCAAAATCCGATCCAATTTATCGTAATCGATTAGTTAACATGTTGGTTAACCGTATTCTGAAACACGGAAAAAAATCATTGGCTTATCAAATTATCTATCGAGCTATGAAAAAGATTCAACAAAAGACAGAAACAAATCCACTATCTGTTTTACGTCAAGCAATACGTGGAGTAACTCCCGATATAGCAGTAAAAGCAAGACGCGTAGGCGGATCAACTCATCAAGTTCCCGTTGAAATAGGATCCACACAAGGAAAAGCACTTGCCATTCGTTGGTTATTGGGGGCATCCCGAAAACGTCCGGGTCGAAATATGGCTTTCAAATTAAGTTCCGAATTAGTGGATGCTGCCAAAGGTAGTGGCGATGCCATACGCAAAAAGGAAGAGACTCATAGAATGGCAGAGGCAAATAGAGCTTTTGCACATTTTCGTTAA